The following are encoded together in the Carassius auratus strain Wakin chromosome 34, ASM336829v1, whole genome shotgun sequence genome:
- the LOC113053710 gene encoding interleukin-1 receptor type 1-like: MIQETISVGEWDAVPSSSGIVTETAVSSRSARVALVSHLRKFREGAVHISSESEFILHDHLHEERVLNLPDLLSRKPKMSSFYFQWIVLPALWIAGSQMHIINRSSHTISAGLAFRIECNIIDSKIQNVSVNWSLVSNQSLDNIKGIHINVNELWFLPAELSHSGLYSCLSRDGKETWEKIFDISVENKICPHLNRKDDVTSTAELICFLPHIFEIEPQAQVTWRKNCHPLNVTNSKVFPINRSKDMVGLYTCFVNFTFGGKNYTAAQTTELYSQDIVVTEPKIIYPKDETLKVTLGESYTLKCKALIGENDDGETDIFWLNDKESLESVDLNFTSSIVKDDDQMYMLSFLYITEVTEEYLYTNFTCFVQHPAGSDSGKVFLIPASQIERYYWIALGLVALLILLCAVVFLFRIDLVLAYRAVCPSAAVNNDGKLYDAYVSYLHGDQHSSSSAMTFALDFLPAVLEDLYGYKLFISGRDELPGEAVHEVIADRMSRSRRLIIVLTSQSCVSPQTDATKSLLPDHLPVTNDVQLKETTSSDKIWATYEQRVGLYDALVKQGLKVILVQVEGGVEEALLPESLQYISRTKGILKWTQNTSEGGNKSFWKYMRYRMPPVKRQKNQELTVL, translated from the exons ATGATACAGGAG ACTATAAGTGTTGGTGAGTGGGATGCTGTTCCCTCCTCGAGTGGCATCGTGACAGAAACCGCAGTTTCCTCAAGAAGTGCGCGTGTAGCTTTAGTGTCTCACTTAAGGAAATTCCGAGAAGGCGCTGTACACATAAGTTCTGAAAGCGAGTTTATTCTTCATGATCATCTACACGAG GAACGTGTCTTAAACCTGCCAGACCTGCTGTCAAGAAAACCCAAGATGAGCTCGTTTTATTTCCAATGGATTGTACTCCCAGCTCTTTGGATTGCAG gGAGTCAGATGCACATCATAAATCGGAGCTCACATACCATCAGTGCTGGTCTTGCATTTAGGATTGAGTGCAacatcatagacagtaaaatacaGAATGTGAGTGTGAACTGGAGCCTTGTTTCCAATCAGAGTCTGGATAATATCAAGGGAATACACATTAATGTCAACGAGCTCTGGTTTCTACCTGCTGAACTCTCCCACAGCGGACTCTACTCTTGTCTCAGCAG AGATGGAAAAGAAACCTgggaaaaaatatttgatatCTCCGTTGAGAATAAAATATGCCCCCATTTAAACAGAAAGGACGATGTAACAAGCACAGCGGAACTGATTTGTTTCCTACCTCACATCTTTGAGATAGAGCCTCAAGCTCAAGTGACCTGGAGAAAA aACTGCCACCCACTCAATGTGACAAACAGTAAGGTTTTCCCGATAAACAGATCTAAAGACATGGTTGGACTGTATACGTGCTTTGTGAACTTTACTTTTGGAGGGAAAAATTACACTGCTGCCCAGACTACAGAACTCTACAGCCAAGATATAG TGGTGACAGAGCCTAAAATCATCTACCCAAAAGATGAAACACTGAAAGTAACACTTG GTGAAAGTTACACACTTAAGTGCAAAGCTCTGATTGGGGAGAACGATGATGGAGAAACTGATATTTTCTGGCTTAATGATAAAGAGTCTCTTGAATCTGTTGATCTGAACTTCACGTCAAGCAT CGTGAAAGACGACGATCAGATGTACATGCTGTCCTTTTTATACATCACAGAAGTCACAGAAGAATATTTATACACTAATTTCACCTGTTTTGTTCAACACCCGGCAGGTTCAGATTCTGGAAAAGTCTTTCTTATTCCAG CGAGTCAGATTGAGCGTTATTACTGGATCGCTCTTGGTCTGGTGGCTCTGCTCATATTACTGTGTGCCGTGGTGTTTCTCTTCAGAATCGATCTGGTTCTGGCTTACAGGGCTGTTTGCCCGTCTGCAGCTGTAAACAACG ACGGCAAGTTGTACGATGCGTATGTGAGTTACCTTCATGGGGATCAGCACAGCTCATCCTCTGCGATGACGTTTGCCTTGGATTTCCTTCCTGCGGTGCTGGAGGATTTATATGGTTACAAACTCTTCATCAGTGGTCGTGATGAACTTCCTGGAGAAG CGGTGCATGAAGTCATTGCAGACAGAATGAGCCGAAGTAGAAGGCTGATCATTGTTCTTACATCACAGAGCTGTGTGTCGCCTCAAACCGATGCCACCAAGAGCCTTTTACCAGATCATCTCCCAGTAACCAATGATGTGCAACTGAAAGAAACCACTTCCTCTGACAAAATATGGGCCACTTACGAGCAGCGGGTGGGTCTCTATGACGCTTTGGTGAAGCAGGGTCTAAAAGTCATCCTGGTGCAGGTGGAGGGCGGGGTTGAAGAGGCTCTGCTGCCCGAATCTTTGCAATACATCAGCCGCACTAAAGGCATCCTGAAATGGACGCAGAACACCAGTGAAGGGGGGAACAAAAGTTTCTGGAAATACATGCGCTATCGAATGCCTCCAGTGAAGCGGCAGAAGAACCAAGAGCTGACGGTGCTTTAA
- the il1rl1 gene encoding interleukin-1 receptor-like 1: protein MVKDLGMMLEIILLLTESVLVSSYALNSTVQCERLNEKKLKVRAGESLYLPCPNRYCFIQTENSSYFWFRNLSRTKQMEQIGTEESERVHFHQSVLYILWLNLNDTGRYITHRYEGDFCGEYETVVVVYEEFSMDLVYKTPSEQVVSGIYCPVCDEEEQQGSFVWYKNFSLIPNQESAPVLRIRNSSKQSEGIYTCVCTWEHHGIKHNSSGSRRIVIKEQTINVSPKFSLPINNSVVFTDVGSEVILNCSVYFGQSVCSRCSIHWEKNRSRLHGEDGYEQKYRYSVLFFSRTIDGTLQLLLNINKVSESDLRSEFRCKAQDSYEVIFVSVTLKSRASVLSVIVACICTSLVLLLLAGGLKWFALDLVLFSRQIFVKLYRKEDGKLYDAYVIYQRNNLDEATSKTVCDFINGSLLTVLESYYGFKLFIHGRDDLPGEDCMSLIETEIQLSRRLIIVLTPGARTDKSSDSPEAYDLQVGLHQALVQGETGVILIQLGQMQDYTHLPLGLQHLLCKNSPLLWRDGESSPNSRFWKRVRYQMPVVSSFQRSSRRGSLKASLQCQGLLV, encoded by the exons ATGGTAAAAGATTTAG GGATGATGTTAGAGATAATTTTGCTCCTGACTGAATCTGTTCTGGTATCTTCATATGCATTAAACTCCACAG TTCAGTGTGAAAGACTCAATGAGAAGAAACTGAAAGTGAGAGCTGGAGAATCCCTATATCTGCCCTGTCCGAACAGATATTGCTTTATACAGACTGAAAACAGCTCGTATTTTTGGTTTAGAAACCTCAGCAGAACAAAGCAGATGGAGCAGATCGGGACGGAGGAGAGCGAGCGCGTCCATTTCCACCAGTCTGTTTTATACATCCTCTGGTTAAACCTGAACGACACGGGACGATACATCACACACCG GTATGAAGGGGATTTTTGTGGGGAATATGAAACTGTTGTTGTGGTTTATGAGGAGTTCAGCATGGATCTCGTGTATAAAACACCATCAGAACAGGTGGTGTCTGGAATCTACTGTCCCGTCTGTGACGAAGAAGAACAGCAAGGCTCTTTCGTCTGGTATAAG AATTTCTCTCTCATTCCAAACCAAGAGTCAGCTCCTGTTTTACGGATTCGCAACTCTTCAAAACAAAGCGAGGGCATTTACACTTGTGTTTGCACTTGGGAGCATCACGGGATAAAACACAACTCCTCCGGATCTCGCAGAATTGTCATCAAAG AACAGACAATCAACGTTTCTCCAAAGTTTTCGCTGCCCATCAATAACTCGGTTGTGTTCACTGATGTGG GTTCAGAAGTGATCCTTAATTGCTCAGTCTACTTTGGACAGTCTGTGTGTTCACGGTGCTCTATTCACTGGGAGAAGAATAGGAGCAGGCTGCATGGGGAGGATGGATATGAGCAGAAATACAG ATACTCAGTGCTGTTTTTCTCTAGAACGATTGATGGAACCCTTCAGttacttttaaacattaataaagttTCTGAGTCGGACCTCCGTTCTGAGTTTCGATGCAAAGCTCAGGACTCTTATGAAGTGATTTTCGTGTCAGTCACTCTGAAGAGTCGAG CATCGGTGCTCTCTGTGATTGTGGCGTGCATTTGCACGTCTCTTGTTCTCCTGCTGCTCGCTGGAGGGTTGAAGTGGTTTGCATTGGATCTGGTGCTGTTCTCCAGGCAGATCTTTGTCAAGCTCTACAGGAAAGAGG ATGGGAAACTGTATGACGCTTATGTGATTTACCAGAGAAACAACTTGGATGAGGCCACAAGCAAAACTGTGTGTGACTTTATCAATGGATCTCTGCTGACAGTGCTGGAAAGCTACTACggctttaaactttttattcacgGCAGAGATGATCTGCCCGGGGAAG ACTGCATGAGTCTGATTGAAACGGAGATCCAGCTCAGCCGGAGACTCATCATCGTTTTAACACCAGGAGCGAGAACAGATAAAAGCAGCGACTCTCCTGAAGCGTACGATCTCCAGGTAGGTCTCCATCAGGCTCTGGTCCAAGGAGAAACCGGCGTGATTCTCATCCAGCTGGGACAGATGCAGGACTACACACATCTGCCTCTCGGACTGCAACATCTGCTCTGTAAGAATTCACCTTTACTGTGGAGAGACGGCGAATCCTCGCCCAACTCCAGGTTCTGGAAACGAGTGCGATATCAGATGCCTGTTGTGTCGTCCTTTCAGAGGAGTTCGAGGAGGGGATCGCTGAAGGCGTCGCTTCAATGTCAGGGTTTATTGGTTTGA